A region from the Drosophila bipectinata strain 14024-0381.07 chromosome 3R, DbipHiC1v2, whole genome shotgun sequence genome encodes:
- the LOC108129377 gene encoding uncharacterized protein, translating into MSSDENKVEAAFQTMVEESVKTNFEKNGIMASLRCEMHVKVLQMMRGQLDMPKSEPLMGISSSNRSTGRSTDRALIKLINQLVMEFFSWFGYRHTLETFRMETGDQISLRSELEKQLSISPESPDMPLLAQLIMSVWNQSEDRPIPKRVVHLPNPDLPNPKAQPQPQPQPQRTRKIKDEPEIPPSTSGAVIKQKKLVQHNQTLILNDPLRKPIMVKSTKKQLPRSVNKPERTECTESSESELDSYYSEDSEDSDAYADIPDRQFYIEELPPESKYNPGHGEEGPYEEKQSFAENLFQRYQREMNQRDDEPSTSRKAYQKCFNGKRKAKSTESENSSQMSVKEALELQLNTSRGKASTSQPHSTRKARGTLWAKSHQDIGDEALLAVTKPQCPETHIGSVDMNSDENSEGADEEEEVSD; encoded by the coding sequence ATGAGTTCGGATGAAAATAAGGTGGAGGCTGCCTTCCAGACCATGGTGGAGGAGAGCGTCAAGACCAACTTTGAGAAGAACGGAATCATGGCCAGTCTCAGATGCGAAATGCACGTAAAGGTCCTGCAAATGATGCGAGGACAGCTGGATATGCCCAAGTCAGAACCTCTGATGGGGATCAGCTCATCCAATCGCTCTACTGGTCGCTCTACCGATCGCGCTCTGATCAAGTTAATTAATCAGCTCGTCATGGAGTTCTTCAGTTGGTTCGGCTACCGTCACACCCTGGAGACCTTTCGCATGGAAACTGGCGACCAAATATCCTTACGAAGTGAATTAGAGAAGCAGCTCTCTATTAGTCCCGAGTCCCCGGATATGCCCCTTCTGGCCCAACTAATAATGAGCGTCTGGAATCAGAGTGAAGACCGGCCGATTCCAAAGAGAGTGGTGCATCTTCCAAATCCCGATCTTCCCAATCCCAAGGCTCAACCacagccccagccccagcctCAGCGCACCCGTAAGATAAAAGATGAACCGGAAATTCCGCCAAGTACTTCCGGTGCGGTCATAAAGCAGAAAAAACTAGTTCAGCACAATCAGACTCTGATTTTAAACGATCCTCTAAGGAAGCCCATCATGGTCAAGTCAACGAAGAAGCAACTTCCACGTTCCGTCAACAAACCTGAGCGAACAGAATGTACGGAGAGCTCCGAGTCGGAATTGGATTCGTATTACAGCGAGGATTCGGAGGACAGTGATGCCTACGCCGATATTCCTGACAGGCAGTTCTACATTGAGGAACTCCCACCAGAAAGCAAGTACAATCCTGGCCATGGCGAAGAAGGTCCTTACGAGGAGAAGCAAAGCTTTGCCGAAAACCTCTTCCAGCGATATCAGCGGGAAATGAATCAGCGGGACGATGAGCCCAGTACATCGAGAAAGGCATACCAGAAATGTTTCAATGGAAAGCGTAAAGCCAAGTCCACTGAGTCTGAAAACAGTTCGCAGATGAGCGTCAAGGAGGCCTTGGAGTTGCAGCTTAACACTTCTCGAGGGAAAGCATCAACCTCCCAACCCCATTCCACTAGAAAAGCCAGAGGTACTCTTTGGGCAAAAAGCCATCAGGACATTGGAGACGAAGCTCTCCTGGCTGTCACGAAGCCCCAATGTCCTGAAACACATATTGGGAGTGTGGATATGAATAGCGATGAAAATAGCGAAGGGGCGGACGAAGAGGAAGAGGTCAGCGATTAA
- the LOC108130036 gene encoding protein FAM114A2, which produces MANKPKKEEGSGNDWDQSDEDDNWDDWGDDEDKFVHVEQQDKQEKPETTNPSAKATGELTQKEEQGAPLQTTTSPTTATPSTSSPWGLWGGKLSSVLSTATEGLGTITTQVNQGLNQIIGVPDPEEMARINAAEKAKDAPEPATEKSKTPANTPEENPEDDESTPAFGLGFVTNLGSKVLNTGLDTLEGIGKKTMTILQDNDPKLMNKRKLLGLEANKPNLSAVLLEAKKDADQMEQSLMQLRLEKQKAQLRFEILFENYCGLVHFEALEILSKESCLKLETLLEAVSGNALAELQETINEVKELLELEDLECESEGDYDAEELGERLEGTIADAELGIKFEDVVKHWSQSLEWLNSEEATSADLEQAYAKSIHALSEACALEICKLHKIAELLLVKPHHSTANEVDGVVNLCKQFNGHLQGLSHRYAAVLSSKPDKDEAKAKVSTFFAEMLSAAQFIEKAYKLFTPILQMGAV; this is translated from the exons ATGGCAAATAAACCTAAAAAAGAAGAAGGAAGTGGCAATGACTGGGACCAGAGCGATGAGGACGACAACTGGGACGATTGGGGCGACGACGAGGATAAGTTTGTGCATGTGGAGCAACAGGATAAACAGGAAAAGCCAGAGACAACTAATCCCAGTGCAAAAGCAACAGGAGAGTTGACTCAAAAAGAGGAACAAGGAGCACCCCTGCAAACTACAACGTCTCCTACAACTGCTACTCCCTCGACGTCGTCACCATGGGGCCTATGGGGTGGCAAGCTGAGCTCTGTTCTGAGCACTGCCACCGAGGGGCTGGGCACCATAACCACGCAAGTCAACCAGGGCCTGAACCAAATAATAGGTGTGCCCGATCCGGAGGAAATGGCTCGCATCAATGCCGCCGAAAAGGCCAAGGATGCACCAGAACCTGCCACAGAAAAGAGTAAAACTCCAGCTAATACGCCAGAAGAAAATCCGGAAGATGACGAATCTACACCAGCCTTCGGTCTTGGTTTCGTCACCAATCTCGGCTCGAAGGTTCTTAACACGGGGCTGGATACCCTCGAGGGAATTGGAAAGAAAACAATGACCATCTTGCAGGACAACGACCCCAAGCTGATGAACAAGAGAAAACTCCTTGGCCTGGAGGCCAACAAACCCAATCTCAGTGCGGTACTGCTGGAGGCAAAGAAGGATGCAGACCAAATGGAACAATCGCTAATGCAGCTGAGGCTAGAGAAACAGAAGGCACAGCTGCGATTTGAGATTCTATTCGAGAACTACTGCGGCTTGGTCCACTTTGAAGCACTAGAAATCCTCTCCAAGGAGTCGTGCCTTAAGCTGGAAACCCTATTGGAGGCGGTCAGTGGAAATGCCCTCGCAGAACTGCAGGAAACAATCAACGAGGTGAAGGAACTTCTCGAGCTGGAGGACCTTGAGTGCGAGAGCGAGGGGGACTACGATGCGGAGGAGTTGGGCGAACGGCTGGAGGGCACCATAGCAGATGCGGAGCTGGGAATTAAGTTCGAGGATGTGGTCAA ACACTGGTCGCAGTCCCTGGAATGGCTTAACTCCGAGGAGGCCACCTCTGCCGATCTGGAGCAGGCGTATGCCAAGAGCATCCATGCTCTGAGTGAAGCCTGCGCCCTGGAAATCTGCAAGCTGCACAAGATAGCCGAACTGCTGCTGGTAAAGCCGCATCATAGCACAGCCAACGAGGTGGATGGGGTCGTTAATCTCTGCAAGCAGTTCAACGGCCACCTTCAAGGACTCAGTCACAGATACGCTGCCGTGCTGAGCAGCAAGCCGGATAAGGATGAGGCTAAGGCCAAAGTCAGCACCTTCTTTGCCGAAATGCTATCCGCAGCACAATTCATCGAAAAAGCCTACAAACtatttactccaattcttcaGATGGGAGCGgtttaa
- the Uros2 gene encoding uroporphyrinogen-III synthase: MTMSERSKRSVILLKAPTADDLYGPTMRNHNLDPIFIAPSHFVFKNLRMLRAKLMEPHKYAGIIFPAPRCVQAVHEALDRNPLPSCWRSLHNYSLGNRTHSSAWFTFQNLPTMGDHAANAHNLCDLIVETFGPKRDLPLLMPCGNGVGHTLRLRLVAQGFRVDACEVYESQSHPDFAEQMRHALKYKRMETIVFFGPSSVRCSLQFFEKYNVSLKDRKLIAVGAGTRKAMEDAGMEMDAVVDPTDLGQLIRAIKT, translated from the coding sequence atgacCATGTCGGAGCGAAGTAAGCGATCTGTAATCCTGCTGAAAGCCCCAACTGCAGATGATTTGTATGGTCCGACGATGCGTAACCACAACCTGGATCCGATTTTCATAGCTCCCTCGCACTTTGTGTTCAAGAATTTAAGGATGCTGCGGGCCAAGCTCATGGAACCGCACAAATATGCTGGGATTATCTTTCCCGCACCTCGGTGTGTCCAGGCGGTACACGAAGCGCTAGACAGGAATCCCCTGCCCAGCTGCTGGCGCTCTTTACACAATTACTCCCTGGGAAACCGCACCCACAGCTCGGCCTGGTTTACCTTTCAAAATCTGCCCACTATGGGTGATCATGCCGCCAACGCCCATAACCTGTGTGATCTGATTGTGGAGACATTCGGACCCAAGAGGGATCTTCCCCTGTTGATGCCATGTGGCAATGGAGTCGGACATACGCTCCGGCTGCGATTGGTGGCTCAGGGCTTTCGGGTCGATGCCTGCGAGGTTTACGAGAGTCAGTCTCATCCAGATTTCGCTGAGCAGATGCGTCACGCTCTGAAGTACAAGCGCATGGAGACCATTGTCTTCTTTGGTCCCTCCAGCGTCCGGTGCTCCCTTCAGTTTTTCGAGAAGTACAATGTCTCGCTCAAGGATCGCAAGCTAATAGCCGTGGGAGCGGGAACCAGAAAGGCCATGGAGGATGCGGGCATGGAGATGGACGCAGTGGTGGACCCGACCGACCTGGGCCAGCTAATCAGAGCCATCAAGACTTAG
- the Acyp2 gene encoding acylphosphatase-2, giving the protein MALQCESILVVRIFVLLSLLRYLGVNSLSSEKIYDQDVAMAGSGSAKKLFACNFEVFGRVQGVFFRKYTEQTAQKLGLKGWCMNTKEGTVKGQLEGPLPQLNEMKHWLQTKGSPKSIIEKAEFTPSQEIAAASFSRFEIRR; this is encoded by the exons ATGGCATTGCAATGTGAATCTATTTTGGTTGTCAGAATTTTTGTATTACTGTCTCTATTGAGATATCTAGGAGTAAACAGTTTAAGCTCGGAGAAAATCTACGATCAGGACGTCGCAATGGCCGGATCCGGAAGTGCCAAGAAGCTCTTTGCTTGCAATTTCGAGGTTTTTGGACGAGTTCAAG GTGTGTTCTTCCGCAAG tacaCGGAGCAAACAGCTCAAAAACTGGGTCTCAAAGGATGGTGCATGAACACCAAAGAGGGCACTGTCAAAGGACAACTAGAGGGCCCCTTGCCCCAGCTAAACGAAAT GAAGCACTGGCTCCAGACCAAGGGCAGCCCTAAATCTATAATAGAAAAGGCGGAATTTACGCCATCCCAAGAAATTGCTGCTGCAAGTTTTTCAAGATTCGAAATTCGTCGCTAA